Proteins encoded together in one Cicer arietinum cultivar CDC Frontier isolate Library 1 chromosome 4, Cicar.CDCFrontier_v2.0, whole genome shotgun sequence window:
- the LOC101501802 gene encoding translation initiation factor IF3-1, mitochondrial — MAFWHRIGNSKLKLACFQFRRCYTHSPYYGSFLNSTLKPLPMVMPHQHSVFHDRPTIVRNSVRFFAAPVQFQVKQKNEEDGGDGPRLNDEIKAKFVRLVVDDGHSIVSRFEALNRARKLKLDLVEVQKNANPPVCKIMDYHKEMYKKKENDKERAKSKSEMTMRKECKEVRFSEKTESKDLKMKADMVRKLMEKGYRVKVRATGTADQDMLDSVSRLSALIEDVCIVESGPHLTRKEAYIIVRHVKYGPAKKGAKKVQDVKAEEVDVEPSTASSSDSIEYKNQSSPENGFESQEEAIPDGNKLFSFNDRNESVSPPVLENRYKKADNRGENKVRTNMQVPPDVTENRYKKAEPRNRYQQTAPNTGPGTRDANRYQQTAPNTGPGTRDANRWTPSNLNRARNVPVDINVNPKIENTKQTINSPHPGLRNSIPSRDDIHKQPRAPNTTSPGYGLFSRDA, encoded by the exons ATGGCGTTTTGGCACCGAATCGGAAACTCTAAGCTCAAACTCGCGTGCTTTCAGTTTCGCAGATGTTACACTCATTCTCCTTATTATGGTTCTTTCTTAAATTCCACCCTCAAACCTCTTCCTATGGTGATGCCACATCAGCATTCGGTTTTCCATGACAGACCCACAATTGTTCGCAATAGCGTAAGGTTTTTTGCTGCACCTGTTCAG TTTCAGGTAAAGCAGAAGAATGAGGAGGATGGCGGCGATGGGCCACGGTTGAATGACGAAATCAAAGCTAAATTTGTCAGGCTCGTGGTGGATGATG GACATTCAATAGTGTCAAGGTTTGAAGCATTGAATCGTGCCAGGAAGCTTAAACTTGATTTAGTCGAG GTTCAGAAAAATGCTAATCCACCTGTATGTAAAATCATGGACTACCACAAGGAAATGTacaagaagaaagaaaatgataaGGAGCGTGCTAAAAGCAAG TCTGAGATGACAATGCGAAAGGAATGTAAGGAAGTGCGATTTTCTGAAAAAACC GAATCAAAAGACCTTAAGATGAAAGCAGATATGGTTAGAAAGTTAATGGAAAAGGGTTATCGGGTGAAG GTCAGGGCAACAGGCACCGCAGATCAGGACATGTTAGACTCAGTATCTCGTCTTTCGGCTCTG ATAGAAGATGTTTGTATTGTGGAAAGTGGACCACATTTGACAAGAAAAGAAGCCTATATAATTGTCAGACATGTTAAATATGGACCGGCTAAGAAAGGTGCGAAAAAAGTGCAAGATGTGAAGGCTGAGGAGGTTGATGTCGAACCATCAACTGCCAGTTCTAGTGATTCTATTGAATATAAGAATCAGAGTTCTCCCGAAAATGGATTCGAATCACAGGAGGAAGCGATCCCCGATGGTAACAAGCTTTTTTCATTCAACGACAGGAATGAATCAGTATCTCCACCCGTGCTAGAAAATAGGTATAAAAAAGCTGATAATCGTGGCGAGAACAAGGTCCGAACTAACATGCAAGTGCCCCCCGATGTTACCGAGAATAGGTACAAAAAAGCCGAGCCAAGAAACAGGTACCAACAAACAGCACCGAATACAGGTCCAGGGACAAGAGACGCAAACAGGTACCAACAAACAGCACCGAATACAGGTCCAGGGACAAGAGACGCAAACAGGTGGACACCTTCAAATTTGAATCGCGCAAGGAATGTACCGGTAGATATTAATGTTAATCCCAAAATTGAAAATACAAAGCAAACTATTAATAGTCCTCATCCTGGATTAAGAAACTCGATACCTTCTCGCGACGATATTCATAAACAGCCTAGAGCTCCAAATACAACAAGTCCTGGTTATGGCCTTTTTAGTAGAGATGCATAG
- the LOC101501488 gene encoding uncharacterized protein isoform X3, which yields MFIWLHVGHSFCFCIRHKEKKEEAAEPEIDPERDQRTVFAYQISLKADERDVYEFFSRAGKVRDVRLIMDRNSRRSKGVGYIEFYDVMSVPMAIALSGQPLLSQPVMVKPSEAEKNLVQSTASVASGPTGNLGPYSGGARRLYIGNLHSSITESDLRRVFEAFGQVELVQLPLDDIGHCKGFGFVQFTRLEDAKNAQSLNSQLEIGGRTIKVSAVTDQPGMQEFGGNTGDIDDDEGGGLSLNASSRALLMQKLDRSGTASSMVGFLGNSAVNNTGVNLQATGNIPAGALLGAAPVGSLVSSLSSVPALAGLPGGGFQIPILTSPSIETIGVPSECLLLRNMFDPENEKEPDFDFDVKEDVEAECSKFGNLQHIYVDKKSAGFVYLRFEDTQSAISAQRALHGRWFAGKMITASFMVPQSYEDKFPDSK from the exons ATGTTCATTTGGCTACATGTTGGTCACAGTTTTTGTTTCTGCAT ACGGCATaaagagaaaaaggaagaagCAGCAGAACCTGAAATTGACCCTGAAAGAGATCAAAGAACAGTGTTTGCTTATCAG ATTTCTCTTAAAGCGGACGAAAGAGACGTTTATGAGTTCTTCTCGAGGGCTGGCAAG GTGCGAGATGTTCGATTGATTATGGACCGCAATTCAAGACGTTCTAAAGGTGTTGG GTATATTGAGTTCTATGATGTCATGTCTGTTCCCATGGCAATAGCACTTTCAGGGCAACCTCTTCTTAGTCAACCAGTGATGGTGAAGCCATCAGAAGCAGAAAAGAATTTGGTTCAGTCTACAGCATCTGTTGCTAGTGGACCTACTGGAAATTTAGGGCCTTATTCTGGGGGTGCGAGAAGGCTCTATATAGGCAATCTACATTCTAGTATTACTGAATCTGATCTTCGTAGG GTATTTGAAGCATTTGGTCAAGTTGAGCTAGTCCAGCTGCCTCTTGATGACATTGGGCATTGCAAAGGCTTTGGCTTTGTGCAG TTTACCCGCCTTGAAGATGCAAAAAATGCTCAGAGCTTGAATAGTCAATTGGAAATAGGTGGCAGGACAATCAAG GTATCAGCTGTTACTGATCAACCTGGAATGCAAGAATTCGGCGGAAATACTGGTGATATTGACGATGATGAAGGTGGTGGTTTG TCCTTGAATGCCTCTTCCCGAGCATTACTCATGCAGAAGTTGGATCGAAGTGGCACTGCATCAAG TATGGTTGGTTTTCTCGGCAATTCTGCTGTCAACAATACAGGCGTTAATCTACAAGCAACGGGAAATATACCAGCAGGAGCTCTTTTAGGAGCTGCACCAGTGGGTTCACTGGTTTCCTCCCTTTCTTCTGTTCCTGCATTAGCTGGACTGCCAGGTGGAGGTTTCCAAATTCCAATACTGACAAGTCCTTCTATTGAAACAATTGGCGTTCCAAGTGAATGTTTATTGTTAAGGAATATGTTTGATCCCGAAAATGAG AAGGAAccagattttgattttgatgttaaagAAGACGTTGAAGCAGAATGCTCCAAGTTTGGGAACTTACAACATATATATGTTGATAA GAAGAGTGCTGGATTCGTCTACTTACGATTTGAAGATACCCAATCTGCAATAAGTGCACAGCGGGCCTTACATGGAAGATGGTTTGCGGGGAAGATGATCACCGCAAGCTTTATG GTGCCCCAGTCATATGAGGATAAATTCCCAGACAGCAAATAA
- the LOC101501488 gene encoding uncharacterized protein isoform X1, which produces MDFDEYEYLEKTVENSEFKNQKETTNGGDRTVKSEDRGRSRSSKHKDSEKDDGDVDHCLKQSKSGDVSRGYDRQKERGSSRRRSRSRDGDKEKDQHRSSRGNKDRKSDRDRDSEDKYRRERDRDQDLERDRRNRGSESEKEKERSRRSESRLRRHQSDLDNKDREISRDREYRERERSRDKDFRDRGMARDLKEPDRENRRHKEKKEEAAEPEIDPERDQRTVFAYQISLKADERDVYEFFSRAGKVRDVRLIMDRNSRRSKGVGYIEFYDVMSVPMAIALSGQPLLSQPVMVKPSEAEKNLVQSTASVASGPTGNLGPYSGGARRLYIGNLHSSITESDLRRVFEAFGQVELVQLPLDDIGHCKGFGFVQFTRLEDAKNAQSLNSQLEIGGRTIKVSAVTDQPGMQEFGGNTGDIDDDEGGGLSLNASSRALLMQKLDRSGTASSMVGFLGNSAVNNTGVNLQATGNIPAGALLGAAPVGSLVSSLSSVPALAGLPGGGFQIPILTSPSIETIGVPSECLLLRNMFDPENEKEPDFDFDVKEDVEAECSKFGNLQHIYVDKKSAGFVYLRFEDTQSAISAQRALHGRWFAGKMITASFMVPQSYEDKFPDSK; this is translated from the exons ATGGACTTTGATGAGTATGAATATTTAGAGAAAACTGTTGAAAATTCTGAATTTAAGAACCAGAAAGAAACCACTAATGGTGGTGATAGGACTGTGAAATCTGAAGATAGAGGACGTAGTAGAAGCTCAAAACATAAGGATAGTGAGAAGGATGATGGTGATGTTGATCACTGTTTAAAGCAATCGAAATCCGGAGATGTTTCTCGTGGTTATGACAGGCAGAAAGAAAGAGGCTCATCACGTCGTCGTTCACGGTCCAGAGATGGAGATAAGGAGAAGGATCAGCACAGAAGCTCTCGGGGGAATAAGGATAGGAAGAGTGATAGGGACAGAGACAGTGAAGACAAGTACAGAAGGGAGAGAGATAGAGACCAGGACCTGGAAAGAGACAGAAGGAATCGAGGGAGTGAgagtgaaaaagaaaaagagcgCTCTCGGCGAAGCGAAAGTAGATTGCGCAGGCATCAAAGTGATTTGGATAACAAAGACAGAGAGATAAGTCGTGACAGGGAATATAGAGAGAGGGAAAGAAGCCGAGATAAGGATTTCAGAGACAGAGGAATGGCAAGGGACTTGAAGGAACCGGATAGAGAAAATAG ACGGCATaaagagaaaaaggaagaagCAGCAGAACCTGAAATTGACCCTGAAAGAGATCAAAGAACAGTGTTTGCTTATCAG ATTTCTCTTAAAGCGGACGAAAGAGACGTTTATGAGTTCTTCTCGAGGGCTGGCAAG GTGCGAGATGTTCGATTGATTATGGACCGCAATTCAAGACGTTCTAAAGGTGTTGG GTATATTGAGTTCTATGATGTCATGTCTGTTCCCATGGCAATAGCACTTTCAGGGCAACCTCTTCTTAGTCAACCAGTGATGGTGAAGCCATCAGAAGCAGAAAAGAATTTGGTTCAGTCTACAGCATCTGTTGCTAGTGGACCTACTGGAAATTTAGGGCCTTATTCTGGGGGTGCGAGAAGGCTCTATATAGGCAATCTACATTCTAGTATTACTGAATCTGATCTTCGTAGG GTATTTGAAGCATTTGGTCAAGTTGAGCTAGTCCAGCTGCCTCTTGATGACATTGGGCATTGCAAAGGCTTTGGCTTTGTGCAG TTTACCCGCCTTGAAGATGCAAAAAATGCTCAGAGCTTGAATAGTCAATTGGAAATAGGTGGCAGGACAATCAAG GTATCAGCTGTTACTGATCAACCTGGAATGCAAGAATTCGGCGGAAATACTGGTGATATTGACGATGATGAAGGTGGTGGTTTG TCCTTGAATGCCTCTTCCCGAGCATTACTCATGCAGAAGTTGGATCGAAGTGGCACTGCATCAAG TATGGTTGGTTTTCTCGGCAATTCTGCTGTCAACAATACAGGCGTTAATCTACAAGCAACGGGAAATATACCAGCAGGAGCTCTTTTAGGAGCTGCACCAGTGGGTTCACTGGTTTCCTCCCTTTCTTCTGTTCCTGCATTAGCTGGACTGCCAGGTGGAGGTTTCCAAATTCCAATACTGACAAGTCCTTCTATTGAAACAATTGGCGTTCCAAGTGAATGTTTATTGTTAAGGAATATGTTTGATCCCGAAAATGAG AAGGAAccagattttgattttgatgttaaagAAGACGTTGAAGCAGAATGCTCCAAGTTTGGGAACTTACAACATATATATGTTGATAA GAAGAGTGCTGGATTCGTCTACTTACGATTTGAAGATACCCAATCTGCAATAAGTGCACAGCGGGCCTTACATGGAAGATGGTTTGCGGGGAAGATGATCACCGCAAGCTTTATG GTGCCCCAGTCATATGAGGATAAATTCCCAGACAGCAAATAA
- the LOC101501488 gene encoding uncharacterized protein isoform X2: protein MLVRELWAMLKRSNSSSDACGQKQCSFGYIRHKEKKEEAAEPEIDPERDQRTVFAYQISLKADERDVYEFFSRAGKVRDVRLIMDRNSRRSKGVGYIEFYDVMSVPMAIALSGQPLLSQPVMVKPSEAEKNLVQSTASVASGPTGNLGPYSGGARRLYIGNLHSSITESDLRRVFEAFGQVELVQLPLDDIGHCKGFGFVQFTRLEDAKNAQSLNSQLEIGGRTIKVSAVTDQPGMQEFGGNTGDIDDDEGGGLSLNASSRALLMQKLDRSGTASSMVGFLGNSAVNNTGVNLQATGNIPAGALLGAAPVGSLVSSLSSVPALAGLPGGGFQIPILTSPSIETIGVPSECLLLRNMFDPENEKEPDFDFDVKEDVEAECSKFGNLQHIYVDKKSAGFVYLRFEDTQSAISAQRALHGRWFAGKMITASFMVPQSYEDKFPDSK from the exons ATGCTGGTGAGGGAGTTATGGGCTATGCTTAAGAGAAGCAATTCATCTTCTGATGCCTGTGGGCAAAAACAATGTTCATTTGGCTACAT ACGGCATaaagagaaaaaggaagaagCAGCAGAACCTGAAATTGACCCTGAAAGAGATCAAAGAACAGTGTTTGCTTATCAG ATTTCTCTTAAAGCGGACGAAAGAGACGTTTATGAGTTCTTCTCGAGGGCTGGCAAG GTGCGAGATGTTCGATTGATTATGGACCGCAATTCAAGACGTTCTAAAGGTGTTGG GTATATTGAGTTCTATGATGTCATGTCTGTTCCCATGGCAATAGCACTTTCAGGGCAACCTCTTCTTAGTCAACCAGTGATGGTGAAGCCATCAGAAGCAGAAAAGAATTTGGTTCAGTCTACAGCATCTGTTGCTAGTGGACCTACTGGAAATTTAGGGCCTTATTCTGGGGGTGCGAGAAGGCTCTATATAGGCAATCTACATTCTAGTATTACTGAATCTGATCTTCGTAGG GTATTTGAAGCATTTGGTCAAGTTGAGCTAGTCCAGCTGCCTCTTGATGACATTGGGCATTGCAAAGGCTTTGGCTTTGTGCAG TTTACCCGCCTTGAAGATGCAAAAAATGCTCAGAGCTTGAATAGTCAATTGGAAATAGGTGGCAGGACAATCAAG GTATCAGCTGTTACTGATCAACCTGGAATGCAAGAATTCGGCGGAAATACTGGTGATATTGACGATGATGAAGGTGGTGGTTTG TCCTTGAATGCCTCTTCCCGAGCATTACTCATGCAGAAGTTGGATCGAAGTGGCACTGCATCAAG TATGGTTGGTTTTCTCGGCAATTCTGCTGTCAACAATACAGGCGTTAATCTACAAGCAACGGGAAATATACCAGCAGGAGCTCTTTTAGGAGCTGCACCAGTGGGTTCACTGGTTTCCTCCCTTTCTTCTGTTCCTGCATTAGCTGGACTGCCAGGTGGAGGTTTCCAAATTCCAATACTGACAAGTCCTTCTATTGAAACAATTGGCGTTCCAAGTGAATGTTTATTGTTAAGGAATATGTTTGATCCCGAAAATGAG AAGGAAccagattttgattttgatgttaaagAAGACGTTGAAGCAGAATGCTCCAAGTTTGGGAACTTACAACATATATATGTTGATAA GAAGAGTGCTGGATTCGTCTACTTACGATTTGAAGATACCCAATCTGCAATAAGTGCACAGCGGGCCTTACATGGAAGATGGTTTGCGGGGAAGATGATCACCGCAAGCTTTATG GTGCCCCAGTCATATGAGGATAAATTCCCAGACAGCAAATAA